Proteins encoded together in one Thiohalospira halophila DSM 15071 window:
- the arfB gene encoding alternative ribosome rescue aminoacyl-tRNA hydrolase ArfB, protein MLEINRRLHIPEEEIEYHPIRASGPGGQNVNKVATAIQLRFDIHASSLPEEARQRLLHYRDHRITRDGTIVIKAQNYRSQEQNRADARERLGELLRAALHTDKPRRPSRPSRASQKRRKEAKQQHKQKKAMRRRPE, encoded by the coding sequence GTGCTCGAGATCAACCGCCGCCTCCACATCCCCGAGGAGGAGATCGAGTACCACCCCATCCGCGCCAGCGGCCCGGGCGGGCAGAACGTCAACAAGGTGGCCACCGCCATCCAGCTGCGCTTCGACATCCACGCCTCCTCCCTCCCGGAGGAGGCCCGCCAGCGCCTGCTCCACTACCGCGACCACCGGATCACCCGGGACGGCACCATCGTCATCAAGGCGCAGAACTACCGCAGCCAGGAGCAGAACCGCGCCGACGCCCGGGAGCGCCTGGGCGAACTCCTGCGCGCCGCCCTGCATACCGACAAGCCCCGCCGGCCGAGCCGCCCCAGCCGCGCCTCCCAGAAGCGCCGCAAGGAGGCCAAGCAGCAGCACAAGCAGAAGAAGGCCATGCGGCGGCGCCCAGAGTAG
- a CDS encoding NAD(P)-dependent oxidoreductase codes for MRTAVIGTGLMGAPLARRLLACGHEVHVYNRTPERAAALAEDGATVATSATEAVAAADWVVTMVANADALRATLLDDPEARAALAGRRVVNMATIGPDQARAIGAEVEAAGGEFMECPVLGSIPEAKAGTLILMFGGTSAQAEAAGPLLAAFGEDLRHVGPVGSAAALKLAMNQLIASLTSAFAFALSYTEAEGVDPAMFMGVLRDSALYAPTFDKKVGRMQEGRFGDPNFPVAHLLKDVRLMRAAATEQGIDPALLAPVEQALAATAEAGHAEDDYSALITAYRPG; via the coding sequence ATGCGCACCGCCGTCATCGGCACCGGTCTCATGGGCGCCCCGCTCGCCCGCCGCCTGCTGGCGTGCGGCCACGAGGTCCACGTCTACAATCGCACCCCCGAGCGCGCCGCCGCCCTGGCCGAGGACGGCGCCACGGTGGCTACCAGCGCCACCGAGGCCGTAGCGGCGGCCGACTGGGTGGTCACCATGGTCGCCAATGCCGACGCCCTGCGCGCCACCCTCCTGGACGACCCGGAGGCCCGTGCCGCGCTGGCCGGTCGCCGGGTGGTGAACATGGCCACCATCGGCCCCGACCAGGCCCGGGCCATCGGCGCCGAGGTCGAGGCGGCCGGCGGCGAGTTCATGGAGTGCCCGGTGCTCGGCTCCATCCCCGAGGCGAAGGCCGGGACCCTCATCCTCATGTTCGGCGGGACCAGCGCCCAGGCCGAGGCGGCCGGGCCGCTGCTCGCCGCCTTCGGCGAGGACCTGCGCCACGTCGGCCCGGTGGGCTCGGCGGCGGCACTCAAGCTCGCCATGAACCAGCTCATCGCCAGCCTCACCAGCGCCTTCGCCTTCGCCCTGAGCTATACCGAGGCCGAGGGGGTGGACCCGGCGATGTTCATGGGCGTGCTGCGCGACTCCGCCCTCTATGCCCCCACCTTCGACAAGAAGGTCGGCCGCATGCAGGAGGGCCGCTTCGGCGACCCCAACTTCCCCGTCGCCCACCTGCTCAAGGATGTCCGCCTCATGCGGGCCGCCGCCACCGAGCAGGGCATCGACCCGGCGCTGCTGGCCCCGGTGGAGCAGGCCCTGGCCGCCACCGCCGAGGCCGGCCACGCCGAGGACGACTACTCCGCCCTGATCACCGCCTACCGCCCCGGCTGA
- a CDS encoding cupin domain-containing protein, whose protein sequence is MADAIQVERDPDTERLEALGVYDWPVWEKEASEFPWTYDGRETAYILEGEVTVTPDGGEPVVIRAGDLVTFPDGMSCHWNIHRDVRKHYRID, encoded by the coding sequence ATGGCCGACGCCATTCAGGTGGAACGCGACCCCGATACGGAAAGGCTGGAGGCGCTGGGCGTCTACGACTGGCCGGTCTGGGAGAAGGAGGCCTCCGAGTTCCCGTGGACCTATGACGGACGGGAGACGGCCTATATCCTTGAGGGCGAGGTGACCGTGACCCCCGACGGCGGTGAGCCGGTGGTGATCCGGGCCGGCGATCTGGTCACCTTTCCGGACGGCATGAGTTGTCACTGGAACATCCATCGCGACGTGCGCAAGCACTACCGCATCGACTAG
- the speA gene encoding biosynthetic arginine decarboxylase: MSDWTPAAARRLYNLPRWSGGYFDVGEAGDLAIRPCGPEGPTLDWRELAAGIREQGLHWPVLIRFADILRDRVRRLTGAFATACEQEGYGAAHTAVYPIKVNQQRSVVETIRDADPEAVGLEAGSKPELMAVLGLSRPGGTVICNGYKDREYIRLALAGRRMGLAVYIVVEKLSELDLVLEEAERMGQEPLLGVRVRLASIGAGKWQNTGGDKSKFGLSASQVLAVAERLRAAGRADCLRLMHFHLGSQIPNIRDIQRGLREGARYYAELRRMGLPVETVDVGGGLGVDYEGTRSRSACSINYTLQEYANNVVRAFAEMASEAGLPCPHLITESGRAMTAHHAVLVTNVIDTERVTDEGEVAEPDAEAPRIVRDLWEGLNQLRAGDDARSPLEAHHDASHWLAEAQQMYVHGVLDLDRRAEAERLFYATAAAVRQRLQPTARSQREVLDDLNERLADKYFLNFSLFQSLPDVWAIDQIFPVMPLQRLDERPDRRGIIEDITCDSDGRIDAYVDGDGLEASLPLHAPGEGEEYLLGFFMVGAYQEILGDMHNLFGDTDSVTVELDGEGGYRLGSAERGDTVDSVLRYVRFDPAGLLAACRETLAASGLDAEAQATCLDELAAGLRGYTYLED, encoded by the coding sequence ATGAGCGACTGGACCCCGGCGGCGGCGCGCCGCCTCTACAACCTCCCGCGCTGGAGCGGCGGCTACTTCGACGTGGGCGAGGCCGGCGACCTGGCCATCCGGCCCTGCGGACCGGAGGGCCCGACGCTGGACTGGCGCGAGCTGGCCGCCGGGATCCGGGAGCAGGGGCTGCACTGGCCGGTGCTCATCCGCTTCGCCGATATACTGCGCGACCGGGTCCGCCGCCTCACCGGCGCCTTCGCCACCGCCTGCGAGCAGGAGGGGTACGGCGCTGCTCATACCGCCGTCTACCCCATCAAGGTCAACCAGCAGCGCAGCGTGGTGGAGACCATCCGCGATGCCGACCCCGAGGCCGTGGGGCTGGAGGCCGGCTCCAAGCCGGAGCTCATGGCCGTCCTCGGCCTCTCCCGCCCCGGCGGGACCGTGATCTGCAACGGCTACAAGGATCGCGAGTACATCCGCCTGGCGCTGGCGGGTCGGCGCATGGGCCTGGCCGTCTACATCGTGGTGGAGAAGCTCTCCGAGCTGGACCTGGTGCTGGAGGAGGCCGAGCGCATGGGCCAGGAGCCCCTGCTCGGCGTGCGCGTGCGGCTGGCCTCCATCGGCGCCGGCAAGTGGCAGAACACCGGCGGGGACAAGTCCAAGTTCGGCCTCTCCGCCAGCCAGGTGCTGGCGGTGGCCGAACGGCTGCGCGCTGCCGGCCGGGCCGACTGCCTGCGGTTGATGCACTTCCACCTGGGTTCCCAGATCCCCAATATCCGCGATATCCAGCGCGGCCTGCGCGAGGGGGCGCGCTACTACGCCGAGCTGCGCCGTATGGGCCTGCCGGTGGAGACGGTGGACGTCGGCGGCGGCCTGGGCGTGGACTACGAGGGGACCCGCTCCCGCTCGGCCTGTTCCATCAACTACACCCTCCAGGAGTACGCCAATAACGTCGTCCGCGCCTTTGCCGAGATGGCCAGCGAGGCGGGACTGCCCTGCCCCCACCTCATCACCGAGTCCGGCCGGGCGATGACCGCCCACCACGCCGTCCTGGTCACCAACGTCATCGATACCGAGCGCGTCACCGACGAGGGGGAGGTGGCCGAGCCGGACGCCGAGGCCCCCCGCATCGTCCGCGACCTCTGGGAGGGGCTGAACCAGTTGCGCGCCGGCGACGATGCCCGCTCGCCGCTGGAGGCCCACCACGACGCCAGCCACTGGCTGGCCGAGGCCCAGCAGATGTACGTCCACGGCGTCCTCGACCTGGATCGCCGGGCGGAGGCGGAGCGGCTTTTCTACGCCACCGCCGCCGCCGTGCGCCAGCGGCTGCAGCCCACCGCGCGCAGCCAGCGCGAGGTCCTGGACGACCTCAACGAGCGGCTGGCGGACAAGTATTTCCTCAACTTCTCCCTCTTCCAGTCCCTGCCCGACGTCTGGGCCATCGACCAGATCTTCCCGGTGATGCCGCTGCAGCGGCTGGACGAACGGCCGGACCGGCGCGGCATCATCGAGGACATCACCTGCGACTCCGACGGCCGCATCGATGCCTACGTCGACGGCGACGGCCTGGAGGCGAGCCTGCCGCTGCACGCCCCCGGCGAGGGGGAGGAGTACCTCCTGGGCTTCTTCATGGTGGGCGCCTACCAGGAGATCCTCGGCGATATGCACAACCTGTTCGGTGATACCGACTCCGTGACCGTGGAGCTGGACGGCGAGGGGGGGTACCGGCTGGGCTCGGCGGAGCGTGGAGACACCGTGGATTCCGTGCTACGTTACGTTCGCTTCGATCCGGCGGGACTGCTCGCCGCCTGCCGCGAGACGCTGGCCGCATCCGGGCTCGATGCCGAGGCGCAGGCCACCTGCCTGGACGAGCTGGCCGCCGGCCTGCGCGGTTATACCTATCTCGAGGACTGA
- the speE gene encoding polyamine aminopropyltransferase produces the protein MALDDANWFTEVCDEGGTAFSLRIREKLHEEQSDYQHIAIYETETFGRLMVIDGFIMLTDRDNFLYHEMMSHPALYTHPAPRRVLIIGGGDCGTLREVLKHPEVERADQVEIDERVTQLAEEYFPTLTDANDDERAGLHFGDGIEWVRRSEDNSIDVIIVDSTDPIGPAEGLFDVAFYQECARALSSGGIFVQQSESPLYHTRLLGEIHNGLREAGFLDVLSLHFPQPVYPSGWWSATMARTDDLIGEPREDDIRDRPFTTQYYNYGTHMGALAAPEFFYRSLNGG, from the coding sequence ATGGCCCTGGATGATGCGAACTGGTTCACCGAGGTCTGCGACGAGGGTGGTACCGCCTTCTCCCTGCGGATCCGCGAGAAGCTCCACGAGGAGCAGTCGGACTACCAGCACATCGCCATCTACGAGACCGAGACCTTCGGCCGCCTGATGGTCATCGACGGCTTCATCATGCTCACCGACCGGGACAACTTCCTCTACCACGAGATGATGAGCCACCCGGCGCTCTACACCCACCCGGCGCCGCGCCGGGTGCTCATCATCGGCGGCGGCGACTGCGGCACCCTGCGCGAGGTCCTCAAGCACCCGGAGGTGGAGCGCGCCGACCAGGTGGAGATCGACGAGCGCGTCACCCAACTGGCGGAGGAGTACTTCCCCACCCTTACCGACGCCAACGACGACGAACGCGCCGGCCTCCACTTCGGCGACGGCATCGAGTGGGTGCGCCGGTCGGAGGACAACAGCATCGATGTCATCATCGTCGACTCCACCGACCCCATCGGGCCGGCGGAGGGGCTGTTCGACGTGGCCTTCTACCAGGAGTGCGCCCGGGCCCTGAGCAGCGGCGGTATCTTCGTCCAGCAGAGCGAATCGCCCCTGTACCACACCCGGCTGCTCGGCGAGATCCACAACGGCCTGCGCGAGGCCGGCTTCCTGGACGTCCTGAGCCTGCACTTCCCCCAGCCGGTCTACCCCTCCGGCTGGTGGAGCGCAACCATGGCGCGGACCGACGACCTCATCGGCGAGCCGCGGGAGGACGACATCCGCGACCGCCCCTTCACCACCCAGTACTACAACTACGGCACCCACATGGGCGCCCTGGCCGCGCCGGAGTTCTTCTACCGCAGCCTGAACGGCGGCTGA
- a CDS encoding potassium channel family protein, translating to MAGLERLHAALSNGHGDTRLSWTNRIVIGLIIAASLTAVLETEPVIREAVPTGLFIGLEAFFVIAFSVEYLLRLAAVGVEPRYAGITGRLRYMVSFWAIVDLLAILPSLLLLGGQESFLLRLARLLRLLRIARLGRFTAALNDLVEALRGRRYELLISVAAAGFLLLVSASVLYVLEAEAQPESFGSIPRALWWSVATLTTVGYGDVYPITPLGRIFAGITAIAGIGLIAMPAGIIAAALSDLVQRRRDG from the coding sequence GTGGCCGGGCTGGAACGACTCCACGCCGCCCTGAGCAACGGTCACGGGGACACCCGGCTCTCCTGGACCAACCGGATAGTCATCGGCCTGATCATCGCCGCCTCCCTGACGGCGGTCCTGGAGACCGAGCCCGTCATCCGGGAGGCCGTTCCGACGGGGCTGTTCATCGGGCTGGAGGCCTTCTTCGTCATCGCCTTCAGCGTGGAGTACCTCCTGCGCCTGGCGGCCGTCGGGGTCGAACCGCGCTACGCCGGGATCACCGGTCGCCTGCGCTACATGGTCAGCTTCTGGGCCATCGTCGACCTGCTGGCCATCCTCCCCTCCCTGCTCCTCCTGGGCGGGCAGGAGAGCTTCCTCCTGCGGCTGGCCCGGCTTTTGCGGTTATTGCGCATCGCGCGGCTGGGCCGCTTCACCGCCGCCCTGAACGACCTCGTCGAGGCCCTGCGGGGTCGCCGCTATGAACTCCTCATCAGCGTGGCCGCCGCCGGCTTCCTGCTGCTGGTCTCCGCCTCGGTCCTCTACGTGCTCGAGGCCGAGGCCCAGCCGGAGTCCTTCGGCAGCATCCCCCGCGCCCTGTGGTGGAGCGTCGCCACCCTGACCACGGTGGGCTACGGCGACGTCTACCCGATCACCCCATTGGGCCGGATCTTTGCCGGGATCACCGCCATCGCCGGCATCGGCCTCATCGCCATGCCGGCGGGGATCATTGCCGCCGCCCTGAGCGACCTGGTGCAGCGCCGCCGGGACGGCTGA
- a CDS encoding class I SAM-dependent methyltransferase — MSAENMQIHDPHVTDIVDEAEIWSSLLPLDGARVIELGCGAAAHTCAIAGTGRPASVLACEVDDIQHEKNCVATDMPAGVAFARAGAEAIPAEDDSADIVMMFKSLHHVPMESMDAAMAEIRRVLRPGGVAYISEPVYAGDFNEVLRLFHDEGEVRRAAFEAVRRAVAEETLELAEQRFFNTRNDFEDFADFENKVLGVTHTEHNLSPELHQTVRETFEQYMGPEGARFEMPIRVDLLRHPA, encoded by the coding sequence ATGAGTGCCGAGAACATGCAGATCCATGACCCCCACGTGACCGATATCGTCGACGAGGCGGAGATCTGGTCCTCCTTGCTGCCCCTGGACGGGGCGCGGGTCATCGAGCTGGGTTGCGGCGCCGCCGCCCATACCTGCGCCATCGCGGGGACGGGCCGGCCCGCCTCGGTACTGGCCTGCGAGGTGGATGACATCCAGCACGAGAAGAACTGCGTGGCCACGGATATGCCGGCCGGGGTGGCGTTCGCCCGGGCCGGGGCCGAGGCGATCCCCGCGGAGGACGACAGCGCCGACATCGTGATGATGTTCAAGTCGCTGCACCACGTCCCCATGGAGTCCATGGATGCCGCCATGGCCGAGATCCGCCGGGTGCTGCGCCCGGGCGGCGTGGCCTACATCTCCGAGCCGGTCTACGCCGGGGACTTCAACGAGGTCCTGCGCCTGTTCCACGACGAGGGCGAGGTCCGCCGGGCCGCCTTCGAGGCGGTGCGCCGCGCCGTGGCCGAGGAAACCCTGGAGCTGGCGGAGCAGCGCTTCTTCAACACCCGCAATGACTTCGAGGACTTCGCCGACTTCGAGAACAAGGTCCTCGGCGTCACCCACACCGAGCACAACCTCAGCCCGGAACTCCACCAGACCGTGCGCGAGACCTTCGAGCAGTACATGGGCCCCGAGGGTGCCCGCTTCGAGATGCCCATCCGGGTCGACCTGCTTCGCCACCCGGCCTAG
- a CDS encoding phospholipase D family protein: MPRSARTAAGWLAALLLLGLLTGCDRLPSLGERTESSALPPEEARRTPLGRAVAPLAEDHPGRSGFATLTDSPGALAVRLRLIRAAEKALDVRYYVWRDDRAGRLMLDALHDAAKRGVRVRLLVDDNGLDGLDATLAALDAHPRFQVRLFNPFTFRTFKRLEFLVDLPRLNHRMHNKSLTADDQATISGGRNIGDEYFGAAEGPLFADLDILAVGPVVGAMADDFDRYWASDSAYPAATVLPPPPEGEAVTTPEAGPYAEALDRPGPVTRLLAGTAELEWAPMELVSDDPAKGLGRAEPDGLITRQLLARMGEPEDRLDLISPYFVPTRTGLSTLGKLVDQGVEVRVLTNSLAATDVFLVHAGYAKYREAALDAGIDLFEMRALADQPEEEVRAGLLGSSGSSLHAKTFAIDGEHVFVGTFNFDPRSANLNTEMGFIIESPGLAERIHSSFADTIPDSAWRVGHDARGLYWLERGPDGEAIRHETEPHSNLWQRMGMAIIAWLPIDWLL; the protein is encoded by the coding sequence ATGCCCCGATCCGCCCGAACCGCCGCCGGCTGGCTCGCCGCCCTGCTCCTGCTGGGCCTGCTGACGGGCTGTGATCGCCTGCCCTCCCTGGGAGAACGGACGGAATCCAGCGCGCTGCCGCCCGAGGAGGCCCGCCGGACCCCGCTGGGCCGGGCCGTCGCCCCGCTGGCGGAAGACCATCCCGGCCGCTCGGGCTTCGCCACCCTCACCGACTCTCCGGGGGCCCTGGCGGTCCGACTGAGATTGATCCGGGCCGCGGAGAAGGCGCTGGATGTGCGCTACTACGTCTGGCGCGACGACCGCGCCGGCCGTCTGATGCTCGATGCCCTCCACGACGCCGCCAAGCGGGGTGTGCGGGTGCGGCTGCTGGTGGATGACAACGGGCTGGACGGCCTCGATGCCACCCTGGCCGCCCTGGATGCCCATCCGCGCTTCCAGGTCCGGCTGTTCAACCCCTTCACCTTCCGGACCTTCAAACGCCTGGAATTCCTGGTGGATCTCCCCCGCCTCAACCACCGAATGCACAACAAGTCGCTCACCGCCGACGATCAGGCCACCATCAGCGGTGGCCGCAACATCGGGGACGAATACTTCGGCGCGGCCGAGGGCCCGTTGTTCGCCGATCTGGATATCCTCGCCGTGGGGCCGGTGGTCGGGGCCATGGCCGACGACTTTGACCGCTACTGGGCCAGTGATTCCGCCTACCCCGCGGCGACCGTCCTGCCTCCCCCGCCGGAGGGCGAAGCGGTGACCACGCCGGAGGCCGGCCCCTACGCCGAGGCACTGGACCGCCCGGGACCGGTGACGCGGCTGCTGGCCGGCACGGCCGAGCTGGAATGGGCACCCATGGAGCTGGTCAGCGACGACCCGGCCAAGGGCCTGGGCAGGGCGGAGCCGGACGGACTTATCACCCGGCAGCTCCTGGCGCGCATGGGCGAACCGGAGGATCGGCTGGACCTCATCTCGCCCTACTTCGTACCGACCCGGACCGGGCTCTCGACCCTCGGCAAACTGGTGGATCAGGGCGTGGAGGTTCGGGTTCTCACCAACTCCCTGGCGGCCACGGATGTATTCCTGGTTCACGCCGGCTACGCCAAGTACCGCGAAGCGGCCCTGGACGCCGGCATCGATCTGTTCGAGATGCGCGCCCTGGCGGATCAGCCGGAGGAAGAGGTCCGCGCGGGCCTGCTGGGAAGCTCGGGCTCCAGCCTCCACGCCAAGACCTTCGCCATCGATGGCGAACACGTCTTCGTCGGGACCTTCAACTTCGACCCCCGCTCCGCCAACCTGAACACGGAGATGGGCTTCATCATCGAGAGCCCCGGGCTGGCCGAGCGGATCCACTCCTCCTTTGCGGACACCATCCCCGACAGCGCCTGGCGGGTGGGCCACGACGCCCGGGGCCTCTACTGGCTGGAACGCGGCCCGGACGGGGAGGCCATCCGCCACGAGACCGAACCCCACAGCAACCTCTGGCAGCGGATGGGCATGGCGATCATCGCCTGGCTGCCCATCGACTGGCTGCTGTAG
- a CDS encoding NADP(H)-dependent aldo-keto reductase, which translates to MRYNRLGTSDLEVSEIGLGTMTFGDQNSEAEAHEQLDYALERGINLVDTAELYPVPPKAETHTRTEQYIGNWLAAEPARRDRIILATKVTGRSRVLPWMRGDQGELPRVDRSNIERAIEGSLRRLRTDHVDLYQIHWPERNVPKFGEPRFDPHREWEATPIREQLEVLKGLVDAGKVRYIGLSNETPWGVAEFTRLADEHGLPRVVSIQNAYNLINRSFEHGLDEVAWRQGVPLLAYSPLAFGHLTGKYLDGGAPAGARLTVYPEFGNRYAKPGVPEACREYVELAREAGLDPAQMALAFVRQQFFTASTLVGATSMEQLKADIDSVDITLSDDLLTRIDAIHRRWTNPAL; encoded by the coding sequence ATGCGCTACAACCGGCTCGGCACCAGCGATCTCGAGGTCTCCGAGATCGGCCTGGGCACCATGACCTTCGGCGATCAGAACAGCGAGGCCGAGGCCCATGAGCAGCTCGACTACGCCCTGGAGCGGGGGATCAACCTCGTGGACACGGCGGAGCTCTATCCCGTCCCGCCGAAGGCGGAGACCCATACCCGCACCGAGCAGTACATCGGCAACTGGCTGGCCGCCGAGCCCGCCCGCCGGGACCGGATCATCCTGGCCACCAAGGTCACCGGCCGGTCCCGGGTCCTCCCCTGGATGCGCGGCGACCAGGGTGAGCTGCCACGGGTGGATCGCAGCAATATCGAGCGCGCCATCGAGGGCAGCCTGCGGCGGCTGCGGACCGACCATGTGGACCTCTACCAGATCCACTGGCCGGAGCGGAACGTGCCCAAGTTCGGCGAGCCGCGCTTCGACCCCCACCGGGAGTGGGAGGCGACCCCCATCCGGGAGCAGCTGGAGGTCCTCAAGGGGCTGGTGGACGCCGGCAAGGTCCGCTACATCGGGCTGTCCAACGAGACGCCCTGGGGCGTGGCCGAGTTCACCCGCCTGGCCGACGAGCACGGCCTGCCCCGGGTAGTCTCCATCCAGAACGCCTACAACCTCATCAACCGCAGCTTCGAGCACGGCCTGGACGAGGTCGCCTGGCGCCAGGGCGTGCCGCTGCTGGCCTACTCGCCCCTGGCCTTCGGCCACCTCACCGGGAAATACCTTGATGGCGGCGCGCCGGCCGGTGCCCGGCTGACGGTCTACCCCGAGTTCGGCAACCGCTACGCCAAGCCCGGCGTCCCCGAGGCGTGCCGGGAATACGTCGAGCTGGCCCGGGAGGCCGGCCTGGACCCGGCGCAGATGGCCCTGGCCTTCGTCCGCCAGCAGTTCTTCACCGCCAGTACCCTGGTGGGCGCCACCTCCATGGAGCAGCTCAAGGCCGACATCGACAGCGTCGACATCACCCTGAGTGACGACCTGCTCACTCGCATCGACGCCATCCACCGCCGCTGGACCAATCCGGCGCTGTAA
- a CDS encoding 5-carboxymethyl-2-hydroxymuconate Delta-isomerase yields MPHLILEYAEDAVARDELPALLAEVHEVARATGLFAESRIKVRARPVADYLTGGERRPFVHAELRIQAGRSPEERKRLAEAVLAILRARLAGTVLTAEVVEMDSAAYARFYPEPEEGGPP; encoded by the coding sequence ATGCCCCACCTGATCCTGGAATACGCCGAGGATGCCGTTGCCCGCGACGAGCTCCCGGCGCTGCTGGCCGAGGTCCACGAGGTCGCCCGGGCTACCGGGCTGTTCGCCGAGTCCCGCATCAAGGTCCGGGCGCGGCCGGTGGCTGACTACCTCACCGGCGGCGAGCGCCGCCCCTTCGTCCACGCCGAGCTGCGTATCCAGGCCGGCCGTTCCCCGGAGGAGCGCAAGCGGCTCGCCGAGGCCGTCCTCGCCATCCTGCGCGCCCGGCTGGCCGGCACCGTCCTCACCGCCGAGGTGGTGGAGATGGACTCGGCGGCCTACGCCCGTTTCTACCCCGAACCCGAGGAGGGAGGTCCTCCGTGA
- a CDS encoding Uma2 family endonuclease has product MTAEAVEVPEARRHRFSVEDYQRMVEAGVFGEDQRLELVQGEVLERAPIGSWHAAVVDWLNRRFWNCAGGAAHVRVQNPVALPPDSEPQPDLALLAPRADGYASAHPGPEAVRLLVEVAEASSSFDLGPKAALYAATGIPEYWVVDGATGELVVHRRPADGRWGEIRRPALGEAVNPVHLPECALCPGDLPPRPGSGG; this is encoded by the coding sequence ATGACGGCGGAAGCGGTCGAGGTCCCCGAGGCGCGGCGCCACCGCTTCTCGGTGGAGGACTACCAGCGGATGGTCGAGGCCGGGGTCTTCGGCGAGGACCAGCGGCTGGAACTGGTACAGGGAGAGGTACTGGAGAGGGCGCCCATAGGGAGTTGGCATGCGGCGGTGGTGGACTGGCTCAATCGTCGGTTCTGGAATTGTGCCGGTGGTGCCGCCCATGTCCGGGTCCAGAATCCGGTGGCCCTGCCGCCGGACTCCGAGCCCCAGCCGGATCTCGCCCTCCTGGCCCCGCGCGCCGATGGCTACGCCAGCGCCCATCCCGGCCCCGAGGCGGTCCGGCTGCTGGTGGAGGTGGCCGAGGCGAGCAGTAGCTTCGACCTGGGACCGAAGGCGGCGCTCTACGCCGCCACCGGGATCCCGGAGTACTGGGTGGTGGATGGGGCTACCGGGGAACTGGTGGTCCACCGGCGGCCGGCGGACGGCCGCTGGGGGGAGATCCGCCGCCCTGCCCTGGGCGAGGCGGTGAACCCCGTCCATCTGCCCGAGTGTGCCCTGTGCCCCGGGGACCTGCCGCCCCGTCCCGGCTCCGGGGGGTGA